In one window of Rhodobium gokarnense DNA:
- a CDS encoding ArsR/SmtB family transcription factor translates to MPADYSEKNAADAFAALGNRTRLRLVRLLVRAGPGGLAVGAIQERLKVPASTLAHHLATLARAGLVTQQKAGREVRTTAHFDRLRGLGDFLFEACCRGFDVDDADTRSDDVA, encoded by the coding sequence ATGCCCGCCGATTATTCCGAAAAGAACGCCGCCGACGCCTTTGCCGCCCTCGGCAACCGCACACGGCTCCGTCTTGTCCGCCTGCTCGTCAGGGCCGGCCCGGGCGGCCTTGCGGTCGGCGCGATCCAGGAGCGGCTGAAGGTGCCGGCCTCGACGCTCGCCCACCATTTGGCAACACTCGCCCGCGCCGGCCTGGTCACCCAGCAAAAGGCCGGGCGCGAGGTCCGCACCACGGCGCATTTCGATCGGCTTCGCGGCCTCGGCGACTTCCTGTTCGAAGCCTGCTGCCGCGGCTTCGATGTGGACGACGCCGACACCAGATCCGACGACGTCGCCTGA
- a CDS encoding formate--tetrahydrofolate ligase produces the protein MPATPVKSDIEIARAADKKSIWEIGKRLDIPGESLLPFGNDKAKVSAGFIEGLKDRPNGKLILVTAINPTPAGEGKTTTTVGLGDGLNRIGRKAMICLREPSLGPCFGMKGGAAGGGYAQVVPMEDINLHFTGDFHAITSAHNLLSAMIDNHIYWGNELDIDQRRITWRRVLDMNDRALREVVAALGGVANGFPRQGGFDITVASEIMAILCLSKDLKDLQQRLGDIVIGYRRDRNPVTCRDIKADGAMTVLLRDAMQPNLVQTLENNPAFIHGGPFANIAHGCNSVVATTTALKLVDYVVTEAGFGADLGAEKFFDIKCRKAGLHPDAAVVVATIRALKMNGGVAREDLAAENVAAVAEGCLNLGRHIANVKQFGVPVIVAINHFLGDTGAEIAAVKEFCAEEGTEAVLCRHWAEGSAGITELAEKVAELADEGHSQFAPLYRDEMSLFQKIETVAKRIYRADEVLADKTIRDQLHQWEAAGYGHLPVCMAKTQYSFSTDPNLRGAPTGHGVPIREVRLSAGAGFVVVICGEIMTMPGLPRQPAAETIGLNEDGEVVGLF, from the coding sequence GTGCCCGCAACGCCCGTCAAATCCGACATCGAGATCGCCCGCGCCGCCGACAAGAAGTCGATCTGGGAGATCGGCAAGAGGCTCGACATTCCCGGCGAGTCCCTGCTGCCCTTCGGCAACGACAAGGCCAAGGTCTCCGCCGGCTTCATCGAGGGCCTGAAGGACCGGCCGAACGGCAAGCTGATCCTCGTCACCGCGATCAACCCGACGCCGGCCGGCGAAGGCAAGACGACGACCACGGTCGGTCTCGGCGACGGCCTCAACCGGATCGGCAGGAAGGCGATGATCTGCCTGCGCGAGCCCTCGCTCGGCCCCTGCTTCGGCATGAAGGGGGGGGCGGCCGGCGGCGGCTATGCCCAGGTCGTCCCGATGGAGGACATCAACCTCCATTTCACCGGCGACTTCCACGCCATCACCTCGGCCCACAATCTGCTGTCGGCGATGATCGACAACCATATCTACTGGGGCAACGAGCTGGACATCGACCAGCGCCGCATCACCTGGCGCCGGGTCCTCGACATGAACGACCGGGCGCTGCGCGAGGTGGTCGCCGCGCTCGGCGGCGTCGCCAACGGCTTCCCGCGCCAGGGCGGCTTCGACATCACGGTCGCCTCGGAGATCATGGCGATCCTCTGCCTGTCGAAGGACCTGAAGGATCTGCAGCAGCGCCTCGGCGACATCGTCATCGGCTACCGCCGCGACCGCAATCCCGTGACCTGCCGCGACATCAAGGCCGACGGCGCCATGACCGTGCTCCTGCGCGACGCCATGCAGCCGAACCTGGTACAGACGCTGGAGAACAATCCGGCCTTCATCCATGGCGGCCCGTTCGCCAACATCGCCCATGGCTGCAACTCCGTCGTCGCCACCACGACGGCCCTGAAGCTCGTCGACTATGTGGTGACGGAAGCCGGCTTCGGAGCCGATCTCGGGGCCGAGAAATTCTTCGACATCAAGTGCCGCAAGGCGGGCCTCCATCCCGATGCCGCCGTCGTCGTCGCCACCATCCGCGCCCTGAAGATGAACGGCGGCGTCGCCCGCGAGGATCTTGCCGCAGAGAACGTCGCCGCCGTCGCCGAGGGTTGCCTCAATCTCGGCCGCCACATCGCCAATGTGAAGCAGTTCGGCGTGCCGGTGATCGTCGCCATCAACCACTTCCTTGGCGACACCGGGGCCGAGATCGCCGCCGTCAAGGAATTCTGCGCCGAGGAGGGGACCGAGGCCGTGCTCTGCCGGCATTGGGCCGAGGGCTCGGCAGGCATCACCGAGCTGGCCGAAAAGGTCGCCGAGCTCGCCGACGAGGGCCATTCCCAGTTCGCCCCGCTCTACCGCGACGAGATGAGTCTGTTCCAGAAGATCGAGACCGTCGCCAAGCGCATCTACCGGGCCGACGAGGTGCTCGCCGACAAGACGATCCGCGACCAGTTGCACCAGTGGGAGGCGGCCGGCTACGGCCACCTGCCGGTGTGCATGGCCAAGACCCAGTATTCCTTTTCCACCGACCCGAACCTGCGTGGTGCGCCGACCGGCCACGGCGTGCCGATCCGCGAGGTCAGGCTCTCCGCCGGCGCCGGCTTCGTCGTCGTCATCTGCGGCGAGATCATGACCATGCCCGGCCTGCCGCGCCAGCCGGCGGCCGAGACCATCGGCCTCAACGAGGACGGCGAGGTCGTCGGCCTGTTCTGA
- a CDS encoding GlxA family transcriptional regulator, with the protein MADSDTSAKRFAFVLIPDFTLVAFSAAIEPLRLANRYFGRKIYDWRCVTCDGNVVAASNGLVVRPDGSLSDLRLGRMDFDKVDTLVVCAGIDVESFSNAELSAYLRKLAGNGTRIAGICTSSWFLARSGILEDRHCTIHWELLHTFAERFPDVDVQPDLFDVDGNIHTCAGGVASLDMMLDLIADDIGDEASEWISEQCLVDRVRTKNDRQKLPLNARVGVHNSKLLAMIEVMEQNLAEPLSLAEISRRTGLSRRHVERLFRQLLGRSPARYYLDLRLDRARQLLLQSDMAIVDVAIASGFVSASHFSKCYRELYGRSPQADRQASLAERAAGPKGGR; encoded by the coding sequence GTGGCCGACAGCGACACCTCGGCGAAGCGTTTCGCCTTCGTGCTCATTCCCGACTTCACGCTGGTCGCTTTTTCCGCGGCGATCGAGCCGCTCCGGCTCGCCAACCGCTATTTCGGCAGGAAGATCTACGACTGGCGCTGTGTGACCTGCGACGGCAACGTCGTGGCCGCCAGCAACGGGCTCGTGGTCCGGCCCGACGGCTCGCTCAGCGACCTCCGGCTCGGGCGGATGGATTTCGACAAGGTCGACACGCTGGTGGTTTGCGCCGGCATCGACGTGGAGAGTTTTTCCAATGCGGAACTCTCCGCCTATCTGAGGAAGCTCGCCGGCAACGGCACGCGGATCGCCGGCATCTGCACGTCGTCCTGGTTCCTTGCCCGCTCCGGCATCCTTGAGGACCGGCACTGCACGATCCACTGGGAGCTGCTGCACACCTTCGCCGAGCGCTTCCCCGACGTCGACGTGCAGCCGGACCTCTTCGATGTGGACGGCAACATCCATACCTGCGCCGGCGGCGTCGCCTCGCTCGACATGATGCTCGACCTGATCGCCGACGACATCGGCGACGAGGCGAGCGAGTGGATCTCCGAGCAGTGCCTCGTCGACCGGGTGCGGACCAAGAACGACCGCCAGAAACTGCCGCTCAACGCGCGGGTCGGCGTGCACAATTCCAAGCTCCTGGCGATGATCGAGGTGATGGAGCAGAACCTCGCCGAGCCCCTGTCGCTGGCCGAGATATCCCGGCGCACCGGGCTGTCGCGGCGCCATGTGGAGCGGCTGTTCCGCCAGCTCCTCGGCCGCTCGCCGGCGCGCTATTATCTCGACCTGAGGCTTGACCGGGCGCGCCAGCTCCTCTTGCAGTCGGATATGGCGATCGTCGACGTGGCGATCGCCAGCGGCTTTGTCTCGGCCTCGCATTTTTCCAAATGCTACCGCGAACTCTACGGCCGCTCGCCCCAGGCCGACCGGCAGGCGAGCCTTGCGGAACGGGCGGCCGGGCCGAAGGGCGGCCGGTAA
- a CDS encoding prephenate/arogenate dehydrogenase family protein, with protein sequence MAEPLFDRLALIGIGLIGSSLAQVARREGLVREIAISTRSEKTLERARELGLGDVYTLDPAEAVADADLVVLCIPVGACEATMQTIADSLKPGAILTDVGSVKMSVIDQIAPHVPDTVHFIPGHPIAGTEHSGPDAGFPDLFQNRWCILTPDKSTSRDAIDRLTAFWRGCGSDVDTMEPGRHDLVLAITSHLPQLISYNIVGTADDLETVTKSEVIKYSAGGFRDFTRLAASDPTMWRDVCLHNKDAILEMLARFSEDLSAMQRAIRWGDAGALFDLFSRTRSIRKSIIEAGQETPAPDFGRPHKKGRD encoded by the coding sequence ATGGCAGAGCCCCTCTTTGACCGCCTGGCGCTGATCGGCATCGGCCTCATCGGTTCGTCCCTAGCCCAGGTCGCACGCCGCGAGGGCCTGGTGCGCGAGATCGCCATCTCCACCCGGTCCGAAAAGACCCTTGAGCGCGCCCGGGAACTGGGCCTCGGCGACGTCTACACCCTCGATCCGGCCGAAGCTGTCGCGGACGCCGACCTCGTCGTCCTCTGCATCCCTGTCGGCGCCTGCGAGGCGACGATGCAGACCATCGCCGACAGCCTCAAGCCCGGCGCCATCCTCACCGATGTGGGTTCGGTCAAGATGTCGGTGATCGACCAGATCGCCCCGCACGTTCCGGACACGGTCCACTTCATCCCCGGCCACCCGATCGCCGGCACCGAGCATTCCGGCCCCGACGCCGGTTTCCCGGACCTGTTCCAGAACCGCTGGTGCATCCTGACCCCCGACAAGAGCACCAGCCGCGACGCCATCGACAGGCTGACCGCCTTCTGGCGCGGCTGCGGCTCGGACGTCGACACCATGGAGCCCGGCCGCCACGACCTGGTGCTGGCGATCACCAGCCACCTGCCGCAGCTCATCTCCTACAACATCGTTGGCACGGCGGACGACCTGGAGACGGTGACGAAGTCGGAAGTCATCAAATATTCCGCTGGCGGCTTTCGCGACTTCACGCGCCTCGCCGCATCCGACCCGACGATGTGGCGCGACGTCTGCCTGCACAACAAGGACGCGATCCTGGAGATGCTGGCGCGGTTTTCCGAAGACCTCTCGGCCATGCAGCGGGCGATCCGCTGGGGCGACGCCGGCGCCTTGTTCGACCTCTTCTCGCGCACCCGCTCGATCCGCAAGTCGATCATCGAGGCGGGCCAGGAGACCCCGGCGCCCGACTTCGGCCGGCCGCACAAGAAGGGCCGGGATTGA
- a CDS encoding HAMP domain-containing methyl-accepting chemotaxis protein — MFKNFRISTKVFGGFAVVLAFLLLISLTAGFSLLQSNDGFRRYRHITDQTTHAGAVRDNLLETQLWALRYLEDPSEERLTNARKRAEETVRLVDAFDDLVNSASKVAIITAAKTELKAFLEGFEEAVRLQQRREDLVRNTLYDVGPKIEDQLTEIARQVRVDQDGNAAFLADEVRRHLMSMRLNVAKFLNDNEQASFDGAMREAAAAREVSDRLMSTLGIPARREQVRQVAALQTSYETAFKEVHETAMARNAIVGDTLNTIGPKIASDMEELKTAIETEQDTIGPETSRMMENAVYITAAVGTISVVLGLISAWLIGTGISRPITAITGVMRTLADGDKTVEIPGLDRKDEVGSMAGAVEVFKENMIRNEEMAAREMEAMKVREKRAKEIEEMTSNFDRNVSELLQSLSAASTEMENTAASMSEIANGTNQRATTVASAAEEASTNVQTVSSATEELSSSIQEIVRQVAESSQIAERAVKQADHTDGQVQNLAEAAQRIGEVVSLISEIAEQTNLLALNATIEAARAGETGKGFAVVAAEVKELANQTSKATDDIRAQILSIQTETEEAVGAIQQIEATIQEMNQITTGIASAMEQQNAATEEIARNVEQAAIGTREVSSNIVEVTHAAGETGAAATQVTGVAGDLNAKSLQLKAEVEQFLRGVRAA; from the coding sequence GTGTTCAAGAACTTCAGGATCTCAACCAAGGTCTTCGGCGGATTTGCCGTTGTTCTAGCCTTTCTCCTACTGATCAGCCTCACCGCCGGTTTCAGCCTGCTGCAAAGCAATGACGGGTTCCGGCGCTATCGGCACATCACCGATCAGACGACGCATGCCGGTGCGGTCCGGGACAATCTCCTGGAAACCCAGCTCTGGGCGCTGCGCTATCTGGAAGATCCGTCGGAGGAACGGCTCACCAATGCCCGCAAGCGGGCGGAGGAGACGGTCCGGCTCGTCGATGCGTTCGACGATCTCGTCAACAGCGCTTCGAAGGTTGCGATCATCACCGCGGCGAAGACCGAACTGAAAGCCTTTCTGGAGGGCTTTGAGGAGGCGGTACGGCTGCAGCAGCGGCGCGAGGACCTGGTTCGCAACACGCTCTACGACGTCGGGCCGAAGATCGAAGACCAGCTCACGGAGATCGCGCGGCAGGTCCGGGTGGACCAGGACGGCAATGCCGCGTTCCTGGCCGACGAGGTTCGCCGGCACCTGATGTCGATGCGCCTCAACGTGGCAAAATTCCTGAACGACAACGAGCAGGCCTCCTTTGACGGTGCAATGCGGGAGGCGGCTGCCGCGCGCGAGGTTTCGGACCGGCTGATGTCGACGCTTGGGATCCCGGCGCGGCGCGAGCAGGTCCGGCAGGTCGCGGCCCTGCAGACGAGCTACGAGACGGCCTTCAAGGAGGTGCACGAGACTGCCATGGCCCGCAACGCGATCGTGGGCGACACGCTCAATACGATCGGCCCGAAGATCGCTTCGGACATGGAAGAGCTGAAGACGGCGATCGAGACCGAGCAGGACACGATCGGCCCGGAAACCAGCCGGATGATGGAAAACGCGGTCTACATCACGGCCGCCGTCGGGACGATCAGCGTCGTCCTCGGCCTCATTTCCGCGTGGCTCATCGGCACCGGGATCTCCCGGCCGATCACCGCGATCACCGGCGTCATGCGCACGCTCGCCGACGGCGACAAGACCGTCGAGATCCCGGGTCTCGACCGCAAGGACGAGGTCGGATCGATGGCTGGCGCGGTGGAGGTGTTCAAGGAGAACATGATCCGGAACGAGGAGATGGCCGCCCGCGAGATGGAAGCAATGAAGGTCCGCGAGAAACGGGCCAAGGAGATCGAGGAGATGACCTCGAACTTCGACCGCAACGTCTCCGAACTCCTGCAATCGCTGAGCGCAGCCTCGACGGAAATGGAGAACACAGCCGCCTCCATGTCGGAAATCGCCAACGGCACCAACCAGCGGGCGACCACTGTCGCCAGCGCGGCGGAGGAAGCCTCGACCAATGTGCAGACGGTGTCGTCGGCGACCGAGGAACTCTCCTCCTCGATCCAGGAAATCGTCCGCCAGGTGGCCGAATCGTCCCAGATTGCCGAACGGGCGGTGAAGCAGGCCGACCATACCGACGGCCAGGTGCAGAATCTCGCCGAGGCCGCGCAGCGGATCGGCGAGGTGGTCAGCCTGATCTCGGAAATCGCCGAACAGACCAACCTCCTGGCGCTGAACGCCACCATCGAGGCGGCCCGGGCCGGGGAGACCGGCAAGGGCTTTGCCGTGGTCGCCGCCGAGGTCAAGGAACTGGCCAACCAGACCTCCAAGGCGACGGACGACATCCGCGCCCAGATCCTCAGCATCCAGACGGAGACCGAGGAGGCCGTCGGCGCGATCCAGCAGATCGAGGCGACCATCCAGGAGATGAACCAGATCACCACCGGCATTGCCTCGGCGATGGAACAGCAGAATGCGGCAACGGAGGAGATCGCCCGCAACGTGGAACAGGCCGCGATCGGCACGCGGGAGGTTTCCTCCAACATCGTGGAGGTGACCCATGCCGCCGGTGAGACCGGCGCGGCGGCGACCCAGGTGACCGGCGTTGCCGGCGACCTCAACGCCAAGTCGCTGCAGTTGAAGGCCGAGGTGGAACAGTTCCTGCGGGGCGTTCGCGCCGCCTGA
- a CDS encoding HAMP domain-containing methyl-accepting chemotaxis protein, which yields MLKNLKISTKVFGGFAIVLALLVLISLTGAINLMDGNDSFKRYRHIALQTAQAGQVQANLLESRVAVLNFLRNASQENIAAVKERAERTLALNEEFDTLVNSDDKKKLIAATGTDLTTYLAAFQDMTKYQATRDDLLNNVLNVKGPQMERNLTKIMQSAYQDNDAGAAYHAAAVQRNLLLMRLYLLKFIESNDAAAYERTVAESAETTKNLQSLLGELQNPMRRRLATEVVELHSAYEEAFKGMHAAILQRNALVNDRLNTIGPKVAAEMDKLKLDIKNEQETLGPAASQAMETAVYVAAGVALVGVVLGILAAWFIGIGISRPISAMTDVMRKLADGDKTVDIPGLDRKDEVGSMAGAVEVFKENMIKADQLAASQAEERKAREERARKIEDLTKGFDSNVSELLQALSAAANEMENTASSMSEIANGTNQRATTVASAAEEASTNVQTVSSATEELSSSIQEIARQVAQSSQIAEKAVQQADHTDGQVQNLAEAAQRIGEVVSLISEIAEQTNLLALNATIEAARAGETGKGFAVVAAEVKELASQTAKATDDIRAQILGIQTETQDAVAAIQQIGSTIKDMNQITVGIASAMEEQNAATDEIARNVEQAAIGTQEVSSNIVQVTHAAGETGAAATQVTGVAGDLNAKSLQLKSEVEQFLAGVRAA from the coding sequence GTGCTCAAGAACCTCAAGATTTCCACCAAGGTCTTTGGCGGATTCGCCATCGTCCTTGCCCTTCTCGTCCTGATCAGCCTGACCGGCGCCATCAACCTCATGGACGGCAACGACAGCTTCAAGCGCTATCGCCACATTGCGCTGCAGACGGCGCAGGCGGGCCAGGTGCAGGCCAACCTCCTGGAATCGCGGGTCGCGGTTCTCAACTTCCTGCGCAACGCGTCGCAGGAAAACATCGCCGCCGTGAAGGAGCGGGCAGAGCGGACACTGGCCCTCAACGAGGAGTTCGACACCCTCGTCAACAGCGATGACAAGAAGAAGCTCATCGCCGCCACCGGGACCGATCTCACCACCTACCTGGCCGCCTTCCAGGACATGACCAAGTACCAGGCGACGCGCGACGACCTCTTGAACAATGTGCTGAACGTCAAGGGTCCGCAGATGGAGCGCAACCTGACCAAGATCATGCAGAGCGCCTATCAGGACAACGATGCCGGGGCGGCCTACCATGCGGCGGCCGTGCAGCGAAATCTCCTCCTGATGCGGCTCTATCTCCTCAAGTTCATCGAGAGCAACGACGCGGCGGCCTATGAGCGCACGGTCGCGGAATCTGCCGAGACGACCAAGAACCTGCAATCCCTTCTCGGCGAGCTGCAGAATCCGATGCGGCGGCGCCTCGCCACCGAGGTTGTGGAGCTGCACTCGGCCTATGAGGAGGCCTTCAAGGGCATGCATGCGGCGATCCTTCAGCGCAACGCGCTGGTCAACGACCGCCTCAATACGATCGGCCCGAAGGTCGCCGCCGAGATGGACAAGCTGAAGCTCGACATCAAGAACGAGCAGGAAACCCTCGGTCCGGCGGCCAGCCAGGCGATGGAGACCGCCGTTTACGTCGCCGCCGGCGTGGCGCTGGTCGGCGTCGTCCTCGGCATCCTCGCCGCCTGGTTCATCGGCATCGGCATCTCCCGCCCAATCAGCGCCATGACCGACGTCATGCGCAAGCTCGCCGACGGCGACAAGACTGTCGATATCCCGGGTCTCGACCGCAAGGACGAGGTCGGGTCGATGGCCGGCGCCGTCGAAGTGTTCAAGGAAAACATGATCAAGGCCGACCAACTGGCCGCCAGCCAGGCCGAGGAGCGCAAGGCCCGCGAGGAGCGCGCCCGCAAGATCGAGGACCTGACCAAGGGCTTCGATTCCAACGTCTCGGAGCTGCTGCAGGCGCTGAGTGCGGCGGCCAACGAGATGGAGAACACGGCGTCCTCCATGTCGGAAATCGCCAACGGCACCAACCAGCGGGCAACGACGGTCGCCAGCGCCGCGGAGGAAGCCTCCACCAACGTGCAGACCGTGTCGTCGGCGACCGAGGAGCTCTCCTCCTCGATCCAGGAGATCGCCCGCCAGGTGGCCCAGTCCTCGCAGATCGCCGAGAAGGCCGTCCAGCAGGCCGACCACACCGACGGTCAGGTGCAGAATCTCGCCGAGGCCGCACAGCGGATCGGCGAGGTCGTCAGCCTGATTTCCGAGATCGCGGAACAGACCAATCTCCTCGCCCTTAACGCCACGATCGAGGCGGCCCGGGCCGGCGAGACCGGCAAGGGGTTCGCGGTGGTCGCGGCCGAGGTCAAGGAACTGGCCAGCCAGACCGCCAAGGCGACCGACGACATCCGCGCCCAGATCCTCGGCATCCAGACCGAGACCCAGGATGCCGTCGCCGCGATCCAGCAGATCGGTTCCACGATCAAGGACATGAACCAGATCACGGTCGGCATCGCCTCGGCGATGGAAGAGCAGAACGCGGCGACCGACGAGATCGCCCGCAATGTGGAGCAGGCCGCGATCGGCACCCAGGAGGTCTCCTCCAACATCGTCCAGGTGACCCATGCGGCCGGCGAGACCGGCGCGGCGGCGACCCAGGTCACTGGTGTCGCCGGCGACCTCAACGCCAAGTCGCTGCAGTTGAAGTCGGAAGTGGAGCAGTTCCTGGCCGGCGTCCGCGCCGCCTGA
- a CDS encoding permease produces MSNGTETVRRPHGPLARLPHIDRVWLVLAAALALLALIDSDQAARSLRFTADALLGVAVFLALSIGVAAFAKASGADNLIARAFSGQPAWMILAAALMGALSPFCSCGVIPLIAALLAMGVPLPAVMAFWLASPIMDPSMFVLTVGTLGTGFAVYKTFAAVAIGLLGGFGTWALLSAGALQNPLREGVGNGGCSARVVRAPQPVVWRFWQERDRREKFRTNALFNLNFLGKWLALAFFLESLMVAYIPADTVVGLVGGESVLPVVIATLVGVPAYLNGYAALPLVGGLIDQGMAPGAGMAFMLAGGVTSIPAAVAVYALARPPVFAAYLGFALVGSLGLGLLFNAIY; encoded by the coding sequence ATGTCCAATGGCACCGAAACCGTCCGCCGTCCCCACGGTCCCCTCGCCCGCTTGCCCCACATCGACAGGGTCTGGCTGGTGCTGGCCGCTGCGCTCGCCCTGCTTGCCCTCATCGACAGCGACCAGGCCGCCCGCTCGCTTCGCTTCACCGCCGATGCGCTGCTCGGCGTCGCCGTCTTCCTCGCCCTTTCCATCGGCGTTGCCGCCTTTGCCAAGGCCTCCGGCGCCGACAATCTGATCGCCCGCGCCTTTTCCGGCCAGCCCGCCTGGATGATCCTTGCCGCAGCGCTGATGGGCGCGCTCTCGCCCTTCTGCTCCTGCGGCGTCATCCCGCTGATCGCCGCGCTTCTGGCCATGGGCGTGCCGCTGCCGGCGGTGATGGCCTTCTGGCTCGCCTCGCCGATCATGGATCCCTCCATGTTCGTGTTGACCGTCGGTACGCTGGGGACCGGCTTTGCCGTCTACAAGACCTTTGCCGCCGTCGCCATCGGCCTTCTCGGCGGCTTCGGCACCTGGGCGCTGCTCTCCGCCGGCGCGCTCCAGAACCCCTTGCGCGAAGGCGTCGGCAATGGCGGCTGCAGCGCAAGGGTCGTGCGCGCGCCGCAACCCGTCGTCTGGCGCTTCTGGCAGGAGAGGGACCGGCGCGAGAAATTCCGCACCAACGCCCTCTTCAACCTCAATTTCCTCGGCAAATGGCTGGCGCTCGCCTTCTTCCTGGAAAGCCTGATGGTCGCCTACATCCCGGCCGACACCGTCGTCGGCCTCGTCGGCGGCGAGAGCGTTCTGCCGGTCGTCATCGCCACCCTCGTCGGCGTGCCCGCCTATCTCAACGGCTACGCCGCCCTGCCGCTGGTCGGTGGCCTCATCGACCAGGGCATGGCGCCCGGCGCCGGCATGGCCTTCATGCTGGCCGGCGGCGTCACCTCGATCCCGGCGGCGGTCGCCGTCTATGCGCTCGCCCGCCCTCCGGTGTTCGCCGCCTATCTCGGCTTTGCGCTCGTCGGCTCGCTCGGCCTCGGGCTGCTCTTCAACGCCATATATTGA